A region from the Diadema setosum chromosome 17, eeDiaSeto1, whole genome shotgun sequence genome encodes:
- the LOC140241157 gene encoding alpha-N-acetylgalactosamine-specific lectin-like, translated as MKLTIAFLVVLASYMAVGGQACCCCPEYWTGFHGSCYRLFLAKKTWQQAENHCVQLGGHLTSVLSEAENTFLYNYWRNTVSTPAQGFWIGYNDIRTEGRWVWSDNSFRALRIPIGAKVSRTTIKGAKTAAKYGTPGLARILPETGMMADVEFAKTTSAN; from the exons ATGAAGCTGACCATTGCTTTTCTCGTGGTCCTGGCGTCCTACATGGCCGTTGGCGGCCAGGCGTGTTGCTGCTGTCCGGAGTACTGGACTGGGTTTCATGGCTCCTGCTATCGGCTCTTCTTAGCGAAGAAAACCTGGCAGCAAGCGGAGAACCACTGCGTCCAACTCGGTGGTCATTTGACATCGGTGCTGAGTGAAGCGGAAAATACTTTCCTCTACAATTACTGGCGAAATACTGTTTCAACTCCTGCACAG GGGTTCTGGATTGGTTACAACGACATCAGGACTGAAGGTAGGTGGGTCTGGAGCGATAATTCTTTTCGAGCGCTCCGTATACCAATTGGCGCCAAGGTCAGCCGGACAACCATCAAGGGAGCCAAGACTGCGGCAAAGTATGGTACACCGGGGCTGGCTCGGATACTGCCAGAGACTGGGATGATGGCGGATGTGGAGTTCGCGAAGACTACATCTGCAAATTGA